A single region of the Lotus japonicus ecotype B-129 chromosome 4, LjGifu_v1.2 genome encodes:
- the LOC130714778 gene encoding probable methyltransferase At1g27930 yields the protein MQVNEKMKNRYHLGEKRYFLWVVAVLGFIGASLFTVSLLRTSDTDFLCAITRTKTTGSGGNQHHTEPASPIQLRAILHYATSHVVPQQSIHEITVTLDVLKSLNRPCNFLVFGLGHDSLMWASLNAAGKTLFLEEDPKWVQTVLKDAPELHARTVNYRTQLQQADELLHWYKSEPRCSPAKAMPLRGNEQCRLALHNLPDEVYDTEWDLIMIDAPRGYFAEAPGRMAAIFSATVMARNRKGSGVTHVFLHDVDRKVEKVFAEEFLCRKNLVKGVGRLWHFEIASQIHGGDDGGARFC from the coding sequence ATGCAAGTCAACGAGAAAATGAAGAACCGCTATCACCTTGGTGAGAAACGCTACTTCCTGTGGGTGGTGGCGGTGTTGGGCTTCATCGGAGCCTCACTCTTCACGGTGAGCCTCCTCCGAACCTCAGACACCGATTTCCTCTGCGCCATCACCCGAACCAAAACCACAGGTTCGGGTGGTAACCAGCACCATACCGAACCAGCGTCACCGATCCAGCTCCGTGCGATCCTCCACTACGCGACGTCGCACGTGGTCCCACAACAATCAATCCACGAGATCACCGTCACGCTGGATGTGCTGAAATCCCTAAACCGCCCCTGCAACTTCCTCGTGTTCGGTTTGGGCCACGATTCGCTCATGTGGGCCAGCCTCAACGCCGCCGGCAAAACGCTCTTCCTCGAGGAGGATCCGAAATGGGTTCAAACCGTCCTCAAGGACGCGCCGGAGCTTCACGCGCGGACGGTCAATTACCGAACTCAGCTTCAGCAAGCCGATGAGCTTCTCCACTGGTACAAATCGGAGCCGCGGTGTTCGCCGGCGAAGGCCATGCCGCTGCGGGGGAATGAACAGTGTAGATTGGCCTTGCATAATCTTCCTGATGAGGTTTATGATACTGAGTGGGACCTGATCATGATCGATGCGCCGAGGGGGTACTTTGCGGAGGCGCCGGGGCGGATGGCGGCGATCTTCTCGGCGACGGTGATGGCGAGGAATAGGAAGGGATCCGGTGTGACGCACGTGTTTCTGCACGATGTGGATCGGAAGGTTGAGAAGGTTTTTGCTGAGGAGTTTCTGTGTAGGAAGAATCTGGTGAAAGGTGTTGGTAGACTCTGGCATTTCGAGATTGCATCTCAGATtcatggtggtgatgatggtggtgctCGATTCTGCTAG